In Xyrauchen texanus isolate HMW12.3.18 chromosome 27, RBS_HiC_50CHRs, whole genome shotgun sequence, one genomic interval encodes:
- the LOC127621486 gene encoding uncharacterized protein C22orf15-like yields MTEMFVTVIFGEGKEELLNLNCKIVNFIHCIKEKCNLDAQELCSEEDVDLMDRMGELVNLTEKGQSTDLISSLLKERESYIPLRVSRGEGIEGPKYSAVYGDFGKSYPELVEVLRKLSNPSKDRDKKGGASKKGGVSLNHLKASVKKRVTMTSLS; encoded by the exons ATGACTGAGATGTTTGTCACTGTGATATTTGGTG AAGGAAAAGAAGAGTTATTGAACCTAAACTGCAAGATTGTAAACTTTATCCATTGCATAAAAGAGAAATGCAATCTGGATGCCCAAG AGCTGTGTTCTGAAGAGGATGTGGACTTGATGGACAGGATGGGAGAGCTGGTGAACTTGACAGAGAAAGGTCAAAGCACTGACCTCATCAGCAGTTtgctgaaggagagagagagctatatTCCATTACGCGTGTCAC GAGGTGAAGGCATTGAAGGGCCTAAATATTCTGCAGTTTATGGTGACTTTGGGAAAAGTTACCCTGAGCTAGTAG AGGTCCTAAGAAAGTTGTCAAATCCCTCAAAGGACAGAGACAAAAAGGGTGGTGCATCAAAAAAGGGTGGAGTCAGTCTAAACCATCTTAAAGCTTCTGTCAAGAAGAGAGTCACCATGACATCTCTGAGCTGA